From a single Thalassophryne amazonica chromosome 7, fThaAma1.1, whole genome shotgun sequence genomic region:
- the LOC117513783 gene encoding trypsin-1-like yields the protein MKSSHRQDHSATMRSLIFVLLIGAAFALDDDKIVGGYECPKHSQPHQVSLNSGYHFCGGSLINKDWVVSAAHCYKSRVEVHLGEHNIKVTEGTEQFISSARVIRHPDYNSWNIDNDIMLIKLSTSASLNSNVQPVALPTSCPPAGTMCLVSGWGNTMSPTADKNKLQCLKIPILSDRDCNNSYPGMITDSMFCAGYLEGGKDSCQGDSGGPVVCNDQLQGVVSWGYGCAEKNHPGVYTKVCIFIDWLQTTMANN from the exons ATGAAGTCCTCCCATCGACAGGATCACTCAGCAACCATGAGGTCTCTGATCTTTGTTCTGCTCATCGGAGCTGCTT TTGCGTTGGATGACGACAAAATTGTCGGAGGGTATGAGTGCCCGAAACACTCTCAGCCCCACCAGGTGTCCCTGAACTCTGGTTACCACTTCTGTGGTGGATCCCTGATTAACAAGGACTGGGTTGTATCTGCTGCTCACTGCTACAAGTC CCGTGTAGAGGTGCATCTTGGTGAGCACAACATCAAGGTCACTGAAGGCACAGAACAGTTCATCAGCTCTGCCCGCGTTATCCGCCACCCCGACTACAACTCTTGGAATATCGACAACGACATCATGCTGATCAAACTGAGCACCTCTGCCTCTCTCAATAGCAATGTGCAGCCTGTGGCTCTGCCCACCAGCTGTCCCCCTGCTGGGACCATGTGCTTAGTCTCTGGTTGGGGCAACACCATGAGCCCCA CTGCTGACAAGAACAAGCTGCAGTGCCTGAAGATCCCCATCTTGTCTGACAGAGACTGTAACAATTCCTACCCTGGAATGATCACTGACTCTATGTTCTGTGCTGGATACCTGGAGGGAGGCAAGGACTCCTGCCAG GGTGACTCTGGTGGCCCCGTCGTGTGCAATGATCAGCTGCAGGGTGTTGTGTCCTGGGGCTACGGATGTGCCGAGAAAAATCATCCTGGAGTCTATACCAAG GTCTGCATCTTCATTGACTGGTTGCAGACCACCATGGCCAACAACTAA
- the LOC117513784 gene encoding trypsin-2-like: MRSLVFVLLIGAAFALDDDKIVGGYECPKYSQPHQVSLNSGYHFCGGSLINKDWVVSAAHCYKSRVEVRLGEHNIMVTESTEQFISSARVIRHPKYNSWNIDNDIMLIKLSRSASLNSNVQPVALPTSFPPAGTMCLVSGWGNTMSSTADRNKLQCLKIPILSDRDCKNSYPGMITDSMFCAGYLEGGKDSCQGDSGGPLVCNGQLQGIVSWGYGCAEKDHPGVYTKVFIFVDWLQTTMANN; encoded by the exons ATGAGGTCTCTGGTCTTTGTTCTGCTCATCGGAGCTGCTT TTGCATTGGATGACGACAAAATTGTCGGAGGGTATGAGTGCCCGAAATACTCTCAGCCCCACCAGGTGTCCCTGAACTCTGGTTACCACTTCTGTGGCGGCTCCCTGATTAACAAGGACTGGGTTGTATCTGCTGCTCACTGCTACAAGTC CCGTGTAGAGGTGCGTCTTGGTGAGCACAACATCATGGTCACTGAAAGCACAGAGCAGTTCATCAGCTCTGCCCGCGTCATCCGCCACCCCAAATACAACTCTTGGAACATCGACAACGATATCATGCTGATCAAACTGAGCAGGTCTGCCTCTCTCAATAGCAATGTGCAGCCTGTGGCTCTGCCCACCAGCTTTCCTCCTGCTGGCACCATGTGCTTAGTCTCTGGTTGGGGCAACACCATGAGTTCCA CTGCTGACAGGAACAAGCTGCAGTGCCTGAAGATCCCCATCTTGTCTGACAGAGACTGTAAAAATTCCTACCCTGGCATGATCACTGACTCCATGTTCTGTGCTGGATACCTAGAGGGAGGCAAGGACTCCTGCCAG GGTGACTCTGGTGGCCCCCTCGTGTGCAATGGTCAACTGCAGGGTATTGTGTCCTGGGGCTACGGATGTGCTGAGAAAGATCATCCTGGTGTCTATACCAAG GTCTTCATCTTCGTTGACTGGTTGCAGACCACCATGGCCAACAACTAA